Part of the Terriglobia bacterium genome is shown below.
GATCGAACCCACCGCCGAAGCTTCGTTCGCGGCAATGCGCGAGCGCAGCAGGTTGGGAATGGCGATCGCGGCGATAATCAGGATGATTGCCACCACAATCAGCAGCTCGATCAATGAGAAGCCTTTCTGTTTACGCATGGAGTGTCCC
Proteins encoded:
- a CDS encoding prepilin-type N-terminal cleavage/methylation domain-containing protein codes for the protein MRKQKGFSLIELLIVVAIILIIAAIAIPNLLRSRIAANEASAVGSI